A window from Ignavibacteriota bacterium encodes these proteins:
- a CDS encoding EamA family transporter, producing MNKLAPIFIIIAAMLWGFDGIVLRPELYSLPVILVVFIESSITAIYLSPILFKNITILKKLERKDWLAFAGVALFGGAIGSLSITKALFYVNFVNLSIVILIQKLQPLFALTLAAIILKEKLPKKFFYWAFLAILGTYIMTFGFKLPQINSDNKNLFAALFSGFAAFSFGFSTVLSKRALKNVSFELGTYLRFSISAIIMLSIVLTFGEINQVTTVLNSQWLIFLLIAFSTGGPAIFLYYYGLKNITASSSTILELAFPLTAIILEYILHGNILSIVQWIGVAILIYSITNVIKLSSEKK from the coding sequence ATGAATAAACTTGCTCCAATTTTTATAATTATCGCTGCTATGCTTTGGGGTTTTGATGGAATTGTTTTACGTCCGGAATTGTATTCGCTTCCGGTAATCTTAGTCGTTTTTATCGAAAGTTCTATAACAGCAATTTACCTTTCACCTATTTTATTTAAAAATATTACAATTTTAAAAAAATTAGAAAGAAAAGATTGGCTTGCTTTTGCCGGTGTTGCTTTATTTGGGGGAGCAATTGGAAGTCTGAGTATTACCAAAGCATTATTCTATGTAAATTTTGTAAATCTTTCAATTGTAATTTTAATTCAAAAATTACAGCCGTTATTTGCTTTAACTTTAGCAGCAATTATTTTAAAAGAGAAACTTCCAAAAAAATTTTTCTATTGGGCATTTTTAGCAATTCTTGGAACTTATATAATGACTTTTGGATTTAAACTTCCACAAATTAATTCAGATAACAAAAATCTATTTGCGGCATTATTTTCCGGATTTGCAGCATTCAGTTTTGGTTTTTCTACAGTTTTAAGTAAACGAGCATTAAAAAATGTAAGTTTTGAATTAGGAACTTATTTACGTTTCTCAATTTCAGCTATTATTATGCTATCGATTGTTTTAACTTTTGGAGAAATAAATCAAGTTACAACTGTTTTAAATTCCCAGTGGTTAATATTTTTACTAATTGCGTTTTCAACTGGTGGACCGGCAATTTTCTTATATTATTACGGATTAAAAAATATTACAGCATCTTCTTCTACCATACTGGAATTAGCTTTTCCATTAACTGCAATTATTTTAGAATATATTTTACACGGGAATATTTTAAGTATTGTTCAATGGATTGGTGTAGCAATTTTAATTTATAGTATAACTAATGTAATTAAACTTAGCAGTGAAAAAAAATGA
- a CDS encoding FAD-dependent oxidoreductase has protein sequence MAKIVIVGAGFAGHTAALYLGDSLGKDHSITVVNRQDYFAYIPSWVWVGIGHMAPEKTTFPLEPVYSKLNVNFIHGKVTEIHADNQFVIAEENNSKNIKKLEYDYLIIATGPKLNFEGTKGLGPKGFTYSICTLDHAVASRDKYLEIVARMKKGEKQKIVIGTGHPGATCQGAALEYITNIHKDLIKQGIRDKAEMIYFSNERALGDFGVRGVHAKYKGQVVSSEDFIGAVFKQNGFDVQVQRGAKEVNEKSIYWENFNGEFGETDYDFAMLVPQFLGQPFKFVGKDGEDNSSKLTNPAGFILVDGIYGLTWDILSENPDAWPAVYQNRNYKNIFAGGIAFAPPGPISKPHTTPNGTSITAAPPRTGMVSGIIGRIIAKNIIDLIEHGRMTHHERMSDMAAACIASMGDSLWDGSAATIMIYPVVPDVRKFPNEQGRDLFVTHMEMGLAGAWMKRMIHTTFMHKLRARVGWKIIPE, from the coding sequence ATGGCAAAGATTGTTATAGTTGGAGCCGGTTTTGCCGGACATACTGCAGCACTTTATCTCGGCGATTCATTAGGTAAAGATCATAGTATAACAGTTGTGAACAGACAAGATTATTTTGCCTATATTCCTTCTTGGGTTTGGGTTGGAATTGGCCACATGGCTCCCGAAAAAACAACTTTTCCACTTGAACCAGTTTATTCTAAATTAAATGTAAATTTTATTCATGGAAAAGTTACAGAAATTCATGCTGATAATCAGTTTGTGATTGCGGAAGAAAATAATTCTAAAAATATTAAAAAACTCGAATATGATTATTTGATAATTGCAACCGGTCCAAAACTAAATTTTGAAGGAACTAAAGGACTTGGTCCAAAAGGATTTACTTATTCAATATGCACTTTGGATCATGCAGTTGCATCAAGAGATAAATATCTTGAAATTGTTGCAAGAATGAAAAAAGGTGAAAAACAGAAAATTGTTATTGGAACTGGTCATCCTGGTGCAACTTGTCAAGGTGCTGCATTAGAATATATTACAAATATTCATAAAGATTTAATAAAACAAGGAATTAGAGATAAAGCAGAAATGATTTATTTTTCTAATGAGCGAGCTTTGGGTGATTTTGGCGTTAGAGGAGTTCATGCAAAATACAAAGGACAAGTTGTATCAAGCGAAGATTTTATTGGTGCAGTATTTAAGCAAAATGGTTTTGATGTTCAAGTTCAACGCGGCGCAAAAGAAGTAAATGAAAAATCTATTTATTGGGAAAATTTCAATGGTGAATTTGGCGAAACAGATTATGATTTTGCAATGCTTGTTCCCCAATTTCTAGGTCAGCCATTTAAATTTGTAGGAAAAGATGGAGAAGATAATTCAAGTAAATTAACAAATCCCGCTGGTTTTATTTTAGTGGATGGAATTTATGGTTTAACTTGGGATATTCTTTCAGAAAATCCGGATGCTTGGCCTGCAGTTTATCAAAATAGAAATTATAAAAACATTTTTGCCGGTGGAATTGCATTTGCACCTCCCGGACCAATTTCAAAACCGCACACAACTCCTAATGGAACATCAATTACTGCCGCGCCGCCAAGAACGGGAATGGTTTCTGGAATTATTGGTAGAATAATTGCAAAAAATATTATTGATTTAATTGAACACGGACGAATGACACATCATGAAAGAATGAGTGATATGGCTGCAGCATGTATTGCTTCAATGGGTGATTCACTTTGGGATGGTTCTGCCGCAACAATAATGATTTATCCGGTTGTTCCGGATGTTAGAAAATTCCCCAATGAACAAGGTCGTGATTTGTTTGTTACTCATATGGAAATGGGATTAGCCGGTGCTTGGATGAAAAGGATGATTCACACAACTTTTATGCATAAATTACGTGCTCGCGTTGGTTGGAAAATTATTCCAGAATAG